In a single window of the Nocardioides massiliensis genome:
- a CDS encoding PLDc N-terminal domain-containing protein, with protein MAARRQWKDLSPVQRTAVSVVGVVQVALAVTAWRDLARRPASQVNGPKPVWAAVIGINVVGPIAYFRKGRRT; from the coding sequence GTGGCCGCACGTCGTCAGTGGAAGGACCTGAGCCCCGTCCAGCGCACGGCTGTCTCGGTCGTCGGAGTCGTCCAGGTCGCGCTCGCGGTGACCGCCTGGCGCGACCTCGCCCGCCGCCCCGCCTCCCAGGTCAACGGACCGAAGCCGGTGTGGGCGGCCGTCATCGGCATCAACGTCGTCGGACCGATCGCCTACTTCCGCAAGGGCCGCCGCACCTGA
- a CDS encoding diacylglycerol kinase family protein — MLATDERARRRRTLLPWTLGLATIVAVLTALVAASWSPLLRLDSTVATEPFSWTADSRVLTEVFRAIDFAFGTVPMTVATVVLVVALATRGHPRAAAWSGAVMLASSVVVYVMKNLVRRDRPAWDEPIRVLDSFSFPSGHATSIAAAMGVATVLTQMLVRRRSARRTLITAYVVLAVVVGMDRIFLGVHNFSDVVTGWALGVLLVLAGLLVFDPLPRSTAAKAVPLPVVFPGERRLAVILNPIKVEDEAAFRTLVATLAEESGWSEPEWYLTTIEDPGASMAEDAAVAGADLVLVCGGDGTVRTVCAELAGTGIPVGIIPAGTGNLLARNLDIPLFLRAAIDVGLNGQDRAIDLVSVRGDGIGDDHFLVMAGMGFDAAIMEGVNEDIKKRVGWLAYVLSGLKSLMFPAVRLEVTVDDGEPTRHRARTVVVGNVGFLQAGMPLIPDAAVDDGQLDVVLLHPRRFLSWIPLAVRILSRQKRTDETITRMRGRTVRIVAATDTPRQLDGDSIGPGRELEAECIHGRLLVRVPR, encoded by the coding sequence ATGCTCGCGACCGACGAACGTGCCCGCCGACGCCGAACGCTCCTGCCGTGGACGCTCGGTCTGGCGACGATCGTCGCGGTCCTCACCGCGCTGGTCGCGGCGAGCTGGAGCCCGCTGCTGCGCCTCGACAGCACGGTCGCGACCGAGCCGTTCTCGTGGACCGCCGACAGCCGCGTGCTGACCGAGGTGTTCCGGGCGATCGACTTCGCGTTCGGGACCGTGCCGATGACCGTGGCGACCGTGGTGCTGGTCGTGGCCCTGGCCACGCGTGGTCATCCGCGCGCCGCGGCCTGGAGCGGCGCGGTGATGCTGGCGTCGTCGGTGGTCGTCTACGTCATGAAGAACCTCGTGCGCCGCGACCGGCCCGCCTGGGACGAGCCGATCCGCGTGCTCGACAGCTTCTCGTTCCCCTCCGGCCACGCGACCTCGATCGCGGCCGCCATGGGCGTGGCGACCGTGCTCACCCAGATGTTGGTGCGGCGCCGCTCCGCGCGGCGCACGCTCATCACGGCGTACGTCGTCCTGGCGGTGGTGGTCGGGATGGACCGGATCTTCCTCGGGGTGCACAACTTCTCCGACGTGGTCACGGGCTGGGCGCTCGGCGTGCTGCTCGTCCTGGCGGGGCTGCTGGTCTTCGACCCGCTCCCTCGCTCGACCGCGGCGAAGGCGGTCCCGCTGCCGGTGGTCTTCCCCGGTGAGCGCCGGCTGGCGGTGATCCTCAACCCGATCAAGGTCGAGGACGAGGCGGCGTTCCGGACGCTCGTGGCCACGCTGGCCGAGGAGTCCGGCTGGAGCGAGCCGGAGTGGTACCTCACCACCATCGAGGACCCGGGCGCCTCGATGGCTGAGGACGCCGCGGTGGCCGGCGCCGACCTCGTCTTGGTCTGCGGGGGTGACGGCACCGTGCGCACGGTCTGCGCCGAGCTCGCCGGCACCGGCATCCCCGTCGGGATCATCCCCGCCGGCACCGGCAACCTGCTGGCCCGCAACCTGGACATCCCGCTGTTCTTGCGGGCCGCGATCGACGTGGGTCTCAATGGCCAGGACCGGGCGATCGACCTGGTGTCGGTGCGCGGCGACGGGATCGGCGACGACCACTTCCTCGTGATGGCCGGCATGGGCTTCGACGCCGCGATCATGGAGGGCGTCAACGAGGACATCAAGAAGCGGGTCGGCTGGCTGGCCTACGTCCTGTCGGGGCTGAAGTCGCTGATGTTCCCCGCCGTGCGCCTCGAGGTCACCGTCGACGACGGTGAGCCCACCCGCCACCGCGCCCGCACGGTCGTCGTCGGCAACGTCGGGTTCCTGCAGGCGGGCATGCCGCTCATCCCCGATGCCGCCGTGGACGACGGCCAGCTCGACGTTGTGCTGCTGCACCCGCGGCGGTTCCTGTCGTGGATCCCGCTGGCCGTGCGGATCCTGAGCCGCCAGAAGCGCACCGACGAGACGATCACGCGGATGCGGGGCCGGACGGTGCGCATCGTCGCCGCCACCGACACCCCCCGCCAGCTCGACGGCGACTCGATCGGTCCCGGCCGTGAGCTGGAGGCGGAGTGCATCCACGGCCGGCTGCTGGTCCGCGTCCCCCGCTGA
- a CDS encoding arginine deiminase has product MSDRSEQTPPAYGVDSEVGRLRTVLLHRPGPELQRLTPRNNDKLLFDGIPWVGRAQEEHDAFAAALTDRGVEVVYLVDLLVETLASAEAREHAIAEVTASLRLGETLRTYLVAALHDHTPQELALVLTAGIRNDEVRGGHGLVTSLLADDDFLVDPLPNLLFTRDSSVWIRDRVAVTSLAMPARERETQLTDLIYSRHPRFAGTPRIHGWEREHLEGGDVLLMAPGVIAVGVGERTTPAGVERLARRVLADDLAHTVLAVPIAQERATMHLDTICTMVDVDKIVMYPNIADSLTAYAVTAHPDDPEAPLAIAAPEPFLVAAARAAEIDAMHLIDTGLDPVTAEREQWDDGNNTLAVAPRVAIAYERNIETNARLEEAGIEVIRIAGSEVGSGRGGPRCMSCPIARDPQG; this is encoded by the coding sequence ATGAGTGACCGCAGTGAGCAGACCCCTCCGGCGTACGGCGTGGACAGCGAGGTCGGGCGGTTGCGCACGGTCCTGCTGCACCGTCCCGGTCCGGAGCTGCAACGGCTGACCCCGCGCAACAACGACAAGCTGCTCTTCGACGGGATCCCGTGGGTCGGGCGGGCGCAGGAGGAGCACGACGCGTTCGCGGCGGCGTTGACCGACCGGGGCGTCGAGGTCGTCTATCTCGTCGACCTGCTGGTGGAGACGCTCGCGTCGGCGGAGGCCCGTGAGCACGCGATCGCGGAGGTGACCGCGAGCCTGCGGCTGGGCGAGACGCTGCGGACCTACCTGGTCGCGGCGCTGCACGACCACACGCCGCAGGAGCTGGCACTCGTGCTGACGGCCGGCATCCGCAACGACGAGGTGCGCGGCGGACACGGCCTGGTCACCAGCCTGCTGGCCGACGACGACTTCCTCGTCGACCCGCTGCCCAACCTGCTGTTCACCCGGGACTCCAGCGTCTGGATCCGCGACCGGGTGGCCGTCACCTCGCTGGCGATGCCGGCCCGCGAGCGGGAGACGCAGCTGACGGACCTGATCTACTCGCGGCATCCGCGCTTCGCCGGCACCCCGCGCATCCACGGGTGGGAGCGCGAGCACCTCGAGGGCGGCGACGTGCTGCTCATGGCGCCGGGCGTCATCGCTGTCGGCGTCGGCGAGCGCACCACCCCCGCCGGGGTCGAGCGGCTCGCGCGCCGGGTCCTCGCCGACGACCTGGCCCACACGGTGCTCGCGGTCCCGATCGCCCAGGAGCGCGCCACGATGCACCTGGACACGATCTGCACGATGGTCGACGTCGACAAGATCGTGATGTATCCCAACATCGCCGACAGCCTCACGGCGTACGCCGTCACGGCCCACCCCGACGACCCCGAGGCACCCCTCGCGATCGCGGCGCCCGAGCCCTTCCTCGTCGCGGCCGCCCGGGCCGCCGAGATCGACGCCATGCACCTGATCGACACCGGCCTCGACCCGGTCACCGCCGAGCGCGAGCAGTGGGACGACGGCAACAACACGCTCGCAGTCGCCCCCCGCGTGGCGATCGCCTACGAGCGCAACATCGAGACCAACGCCCGGCTCGAGGAGGCCGGCATCGAGGTCATCCGGATCGCCGGGTCCGAGGTGGGCTCGGGCCGGGGCGGACCGCGGTGCATGTCGTGCCCGATCGCCCGGGACCCTCAGGGATGA
- a CDS encoding glycerophosphodiester phosphodiesterase family protein, with protein sequence MAAALSRRGASAPGSRRPQVVAHRGSSHVKAEHTLGAYLAALDEGAEGLECDVRLTADGHLVCVHDRDLRRTAQQRGVVSTMRLADLDDLDFAQWKNPWADLDDEAPEIDESHHKVLTLRKLMETVADYDRRVELAIETKHPTRYAGLVERRLVELLAEFGWAGKDAPVRVMSFSWLAMTRVRRLAPDVEVVFLLDKAYAWRFSAAIREQDWIAGPGIELLREQPRLARRMARDGLRMHVWTVNTAEDLDLCRSLGVEAVITDRPRLALEHYGVAQDERPPA encoded by the coding sequence ATGGCCGCAGCGTTGAGCCGCCGGGGCGCGAGTGCGCCCGGGTCGCGCCGACCGCAGGTGGTCGCGCACCGCGGCTCCAGCCACGTCAAGGCCGAGCACACCCTCGGCGCCTACCTCGCCGCCCTCGACGAGGGTGCCGAGGGGCTGGAGTGCGACGTGCGGCTCACCGCCGACGGCCACCTGGTCTGCGTGCACGACCGCGACCTGCGGCGTACGGCGCAGCAGCGCGGCGTGGTGTCGACGATGCGTCTGGCCGATCTCGACGACCTCGACTTCGCCCAGTGGAAGAACCCGTGGGCCGACCTCGACGACGAGGCACCGGAGATCGACGAGAGCCACCACAAGGTGCTGACCCTGCGCAAGCTGATGGAGACGGTCGCCGACTACGACCGACGGGTGGAGCTGGCGATCGAGACCAAGCACCCCACCCGGTACGCCGGACTCGTCGAGCGCCGCCTGGTCGAGCTGCTCGCGGAGTTCGGGTGGGCCGGCAAGGACGCGCCGGTGCGCGTCATGAGCTTCTCCTGGCTGGCGATGACCCGGGTACGCCGCCTCGCGCCCGACGTCGAGGTGGTGTTCCTGCTCGACAAGGCCTACGCGTGGCGGTTCAGCGCAGCGATCCGCGAGCAGGACTGGATCGCCGGGCCGGGCATCGAGCTGTTGCGCGAGCAACCGCGCCTGGCACGACGGATGGCCAGGGACGGACTGCGCATGCACGTCTGGACCGTCAACACCGCCGAGGACCTCGACCTCTGCCGTTCGCTGGGCGTGGAGGCCGTGATCACCGACCGGCCCCGGCTGGCGCTCGAGCACTACGGGGTGGCCCAGGACGAGCGGCCGCCGGCGTGA
- a CDS encoding aldo/keto reductase codes for MTSTSPDHRPWHRPLGDSGLRVSVVGLGCNNLGREGTATATQAGTDAVVHAAIDAGITLFDVADTYGAPQRGLSEELLGKALAGRRDDVVVATKFGMDMEGANGPDWGARGSRRYVVRAVEASLRRLGTDWIDLYQLHVPDPGTPIDETLAALDDLVTAGKVRYVGHSNFAGWQLAEAELLARELGTQRFVSSQIEYSLLKRGAEREQIPAAEHFGVGTLPFFPLASGLLTGKYADGRAPEGSRLAARPHLLEAADWDQLAAYSRFAAERDLTEVQVAFSWLASRPTVGSVIAGATTPEQVRTNAAAVCWTPSEDDEAELDVIFPGP; via the coding sequence ATGACCTCCACCTCCCCCGACCACCGTCCCTGGCACCGGCCCCTGGGCGACTCCGGACTGCGCGTCTCGGTCGTCGGCCTGGGGTGCAACAACCTCGGCCGCGAGGGCACAGCCACCGCCACCCAGGCCGGCACCGACGCGGTCGTCCACGCCGCGATCGACGCCGGGATCACCCTCTTCGACGTCGCCGACACCTACGGTGCCCCGCAGCGGGGCCTGAGCGAGGAGCTGCTCGGCAAGGCGCTCGCCGGTCGCCGCGACGATGTGGTCGTCGCCACGAAGTTCGGGATGGACATGGAGGGTGCCAACGGTCCCGACTGGGGCGCGCGGGGATCGCGGCGCTACGTCGTCCGGGCGGTCGAGGCCTCCCTGCGCCGCCTCGGCACCGACTGGATCGACCTCTACCAGCTCCACGTCCCCGACCCCGGTACGCCGATCGACGAGACCCTCGCCGCGCTCGACGACCTCGTCACCGCCGGCAAGGTGCGCTACGTCGGTCACTCCAACTTCGCCGGCTGGCAGCTCGCCGAGGCCGAGCTGCTCGCCCGCGAGCTCGGCACGCAGCGGTTCGTGTCCAGCCAGATCGAGTACAGCCTGCTCAAGCGCGGAGCCGAGCGCGAGCAGATCCCTGCTGCCGAGCACTTCGGCGTGGGCACGCTGCCGTTCTTCCCGCTCGCCAGTGGCCTGCTCACCGGCAAGTACGCCGACGGCAGGGCCCCGGAGGGCAGCCGGCTCGCGGCGCGCCCGCACCTGCTGGAGGCCGCCGACTGGGACCAGCTGGCGGCGTACTCCCGGTTCGCCGCGGAGCGCGACCTGACCGAGGTGCAGGTCGCCTTCTCGTGGCTGGCCTCCCGCCCGACCGTCGGCAGCGTGATCGCCGGGGCGACCACCCCCGAGCAGGTGCGCACCAACGCCGCTGCCGTGTGCTGGACACCGAGCGAGGACGACGAGGCGGAGCTGGACGTGATCTTCCCGGGTCCGTGA
- a CDS encoding nitroreductase family deazaflavin-dependent oxidoreductase, with translation MRLLRPVAVWIGSLPWLSRHTALIVRVDKTIQRLTRGRFTLLSLGGIPELFLTVRGRKSGIPRTTPLLCAPTSDGWLVAGSNWGQPKPPVWSLNLEAAGEAEVHFRGRTYVVAARRAEGAERARHWATLRTVWPNYALYEARTDREIPVYVLTRRP, from the coding sequence ATGCGTCTGCTCCGTCCGGTGGCTGTGTGGATCGGCAGCCTCCCGTGGCTCTCACGCCACACCGCCCTGATCGTCCGGGTCGACAAGACCATCCAGCGGCTCACCCGGGGCCGGTTCACGCTGCTCTCGCTCGGCGGCATCCCGGAGCTGTTCCTCACCGTCCGCGGCCGCAAGTCCGGCATCCCGCGCACCACCCCGCTGCTGTGCGCCCCCACGAGTGACGGCTGGCTGGTCGCCGGCTCCAACTGGGGCCAGCCCAAGCCGCCGGTGTGGTCGCTCAACCTCGAGGCGGCCGGTGAGGCCGAGGTGCACTTCCGGGGTCGGACGTACGTCGTGGCGGCCCGTCGCGCGGAGGGCGCCGAGCGGGCGCGGCACTGGGCGACGCTGCGCACGGTCTGGCCGAACTACGCGCTCTATGAGGCGCGCACCGACCGCGAGATTCCGGTGTACGTCCTCACCCGCCGCCCCTGA
- a CDS encoding DUF5926 family protein has product MGKKSRVKSRVAAPAAEAEVGPRQPCPCGSGRRYKACHGSQDGPPPAFARRPFEGMPGECDVVALRELVPSATAELTVPSAGDRRVLLTTLNPGAAPALVRQDGTIWLGLQVQHAYGDPSRDLAAVLNRALEAEPGSAVGITQAPAADAPRLQDLVSQDALAVTVHDGFGWWVADLDDADGSLAAALEQANAAATPTLRLAQVEAAYWTDVGSKEHLRWAMPHDEDALLDALARLHAADRTRLVEGSRLVGMFRAHGLLVPVWDLEVGTGADALEDPAADFASALEEALAVTEPLSQEERAARSGLANRQLTIR; this is encoded by the coding sequence ATGGGCAAGAAGTCGCGCGTCAAGTCCCGAGTCGCCGCTCCCGCCGCCGAGGCTGAGGTCGGCCCCCGCCAGCCCTGCCCGTGCGGGTCGGGTCGGCGCTACAAGGCGTGCCACGGCTCGCAGGACGGGCCGCCGCCGGCGTTCGCCCGTCGCCCGTTCGAGGGGATGCCCGGGGAGTGCGACGTCGTCGCCCTGCGCGAGCTGGTCCCGTCGGCGACCGCCGAGCTGACCGTCCCGTCGGCCGGTGACCGCAGGGTCCTGCTCACCACGCTCAACCCCGGTGCCGCTCCGGCGCTGGTGCGCCAGGACGGCACGATCTGGCTGGGTCTGCAGGTCCAGCACGCGTACGGCGACCCGAGCCGTGACCTCGCCGCGGTGCTGAACCGGGCGCTCGAGGCCGAGCCCGGCAGCGCGGTCGGCATCACCCAGGCGCCGGCGGCCGACGCGCCGCGCCTGCAGGACCTGGTCAGCCAGGACGCACTCGCCGTGACCGTGCATGACGGGTTCGGCTGGTGGGTGGCCGACCTCGACGACGCCGACGGCAGTCTCGCTGCCGCACTGGAGCAGGCCAACGCCGCAGCCACCCCGACCCTGCGCCTCGCGCAGGTCGAGGCGGCGTACTGGACGGACGTGGGCAGCAAGGAGCACCTGCGCTGGGCGATGCCGCACGACGAGGACGCGCTCCTCGACGCCCTGGCCCGGCTGCACGCCGCGGACCGGACGCGGCTGGTGGAAGGCTCCCGGCTGGTCGGGATGTTCCGCGCCCACGGACTCCTGGTCCCCGTGTGGGACCTCGAGGTCGGCACCGGTGCGGATGCGCTCGAGGACCCGGCGGCCGACTTCGCCTCGGCGCTCGAGGAGGCACTCGCGGTCACCGAGCCGTTGTCCCAGGAGGAGCGCGCGGCGCGTTCGGGCCTGGCCAACCGCCAGCTCACCATCCGCTGA
- a CDS encoding ATP-binding protein, which translates to MGTATRAVTPVSMQLPFAPAAVSEARRALRSWLKDADVDDDFAYDARLIISELVGNAVRHAEPLPGDVLTVAWEINRRGLQISVTDGGTADRVRSRPRRVPAAPTDTSGRGMAIVETLAARWWTERGSTRTTVHAVVPID; encoded by the coding sequence ATGGGTACCGCCACCCGCGCTGTCACGCCGGTGTCGATGCAACTCCCCTTCGCACCCGCCGCGGTGTCGGAGGCCCGACGCGCCCTGCGGTCGTGGCTCAAGGACGCCGACGTCGATGACGACTTCGCCTACGACGCACGACTGATCATCTCCGAGCTCGTCGGCAACGCCGTGCGGCACGCGGAGCCCCTGCCCGGTGACGTCCTCACCGTGGCGTGGGAGATCAACCGCCGGGGACTCCAGATCTCGGTCACCGACGGTGGTACCGCCGACCGCGTGCGCAGCCGCCCGCGGCGTGTCCCGGCAGCCCCGACCGACACCAGCGGGCGTGGGATGGCGATCGTCGAGACGCTCGCGGCTCGCTGGTGGACCGAGCGCGGCAGCACCCGCACCACGGTGCACGCGGTCGTCCCGATCGACTGA
- a CDS encoding TIGR03619 family F420-dependent LLM class oxidoreductase, producing the protein MEFYVATAFTDLADCLVLAEAAEELGYTGMGVPDHVVNLHTLSTPYPYTEDGSRRWPEFTPWPDPWVLIGAMAARTTRLRFVTSVYVAALRDPYSVAKAISTAAVIGGGRVALGVGVGWSKDEFALLGAPFAQRGARTDEMITLLRKLWSPGWTEHDGEHFPTPKLEMEPTPPPIPVYAGGWSEAAYRRAARNDGWIADLLTTEQVVAGIGRIRELRAEAGRADEPLTVLASLADAFLPEQFAAAAEAGVTALLTMPWAYYHGRDVTLDQKLDGLQRFAADNGIAPA; encoded by the coding sequence GTGGAGTTCTACGTCGCCACGGCGTTCACCGACCTCGCCGACTGCCTCGTGCTGGCCGAGGCCGCCGAGGAGCTCGGCTACACCGGGATGGGCGTGCCGGACCACGTCGTCAACCTGCACACGCTGTCGACGCCGTACCCCTACACCGAGGACGGCTCGCGGCGCTGGCCGGAGTTCACGCCCTGGCCCGACCCGTGGGTGCTGATCGGGGCGATGGCCGCGCGGACGACGCGACTGCGGTTCGTGACCTCGGTGTATGTCGCGGCCCTGCGCGACCCCTACTCCGTCGCGAAGGCCATCAGCACCGCCGCCGTGATCGGCGGTGGCCGGGTCGCGCTCGGCGTGGGGGTCGGCTGGAGCAAGGACGAGTTCGCCCTGCTCGGCGCGCCGTTCGCCCAGCGCGGCGCCCGCACCGACGAGATGATCACGCTGCTGCGCAAGCTGTGGTCCCCGGGCTGGACCGAGCACGACGGCGAGCACTTCCCCACCCCCAAGCTGGAGATGGAGCCGACCCCGCCGCCGATCCCGGTGTACGCCGGCGGGTGGAGCGAGGCGGCGTACCGACGCGCGGCCCGCAACGACGGGTGGATCGCCGACCTGCTCACCACCGAGCAGGTCGTCGCGGGCATCGGCCGGATCCGAGAGCTGCGCGCCGAGGCTGGTCGCGCCGACGAACCGCTGACCGTCCTCGCCTCGCTCGCCGACGCCTTCCTCCCCGAGCAGTTCGCCGCCGCCGCGGAGGCCGGCGTCACCGCCCTCCTCACCATGCCGTGGGCCTACTACCACGGCCGCGACGTCACCCTCGACCAGAAGCTCGACGGGCTCCAACGCTTCGCCGCCGACAACGGCATCGCCCCCGCCTGA
- a CDS encoding prephenate dehydratase, whose translation MSTSSIDQGSRSIDQGSRPRIAYQGEPGANSHAVCQEHYPDHEAVPCASFEDAFAAVSGGDADLAMIPIDNSIAGRVADVHHFLPGSGLHIVAEHFWRIRFHVMGPAGADLSTIRTVHSHVHALGQCRRFIREHGLSPVISGDTAGAAREVAEAADPTQAAISPPMAAEIYGLQVLATDVEDEDHNTTRFVVLSPEPVTASPDEPAVVTTFLFNVRNIPAALYKALGGFATNGVNMTKLESYMVDGKFTGTQFLAEVDGHPDHPPVARALEELQFFTTDVTIMGVYPASPFRQEQ comes from the coding sequence ATCTCGACAAGCTCGATCGACCAGGGGAGCCGCTCGATCGACCAGGGGAGCCGTCCTCGCATCGCCTATCAGGGCGAGCCCGGCGCGAACTCCCACGCGGTCTGCCAGGAGCACTACCCCGATCACGAGGCGGTGCCCTGCGCGTCGTTCGAGGACGCCTTCGCGGCGGTGAGCGGTGGCGACGCCGACCTGGCGATGATCCCGATCGACAACTCGATCGCGGGCAGGGTCGCCGACGTGCACCACTTCCTGCCCGGGTCGGGCCTGCACATCGTCGCCGAGCACTTCTGGCGGATCCGGTTCCACGTGATGGGGCCGGCGGGCGCCGACCTGTCGACGATCCGCACCGTGCACAGCCACGTGCACGCGCTGGGCCAGTGCCGCCGGTTCATCCGTGAGCACGGCCTGAGCCCCGTCATCTCCGGCGACACGGCCGGCGCCGCGCGCGAGGTCGCCGAGGCCGCCGACCCGACCCAGGCCGCGATCTCCCCGCCCATGGCCGCGGAGATCTACGGGCTGCAGGTGCTGGCGACGGACGTCGAGGACGAGGACCACAACACGACCCGGTTCGTGGTCCTCTCCCCCGAGCCCGTCACCGCGTCGCCCGACGAGCCGGCGGTGGTGACGACGTTCCTGTTCAACGTCCGCAACATCCCGGCCGCGCTCTACAAGGCGCTGGGTGGCTTCGCGACCAACGGCGTCAACATGACCAAGCTCGAGTCCTACATGGTCGACGGCAAGTTCACCGGCACCCAGTTCCTCGCCGAGGTGGACGGCCACCCCGACCACCCCCCTGTCGCGCGGGCGCTGGAAGAGCTGCAGTTCTTCACCACCGACGTGACGATCATGGGCGTCTATCCCGCCTCGCCGTTCCGCCAGGAGCAGTAG
- a CDS encoding ATP-binding protein codes for MDPIRNPYAPGAGQRPPELAGRDRELEQFEVTLERVAAGRPERSMVLSGLRGVGKTVLLNALRGQAVQRAWGTGKIEARPDQSLRIPIAQAVHAAIRELGHRHRDPDHVDAVAGVLVAFAQQTPLEERKKVRWRPPVDVTAARGRADSGDLELDLLELFTDTAELAGDLGVGIALFIDEMQDVAPAELAALCGACHEISQQGAPLLVVGAGLPHLPVALAAAKSYAERLFRYVTVDRLPRPMADRALTVPAATEGVQITPEALDELYRLTDGYPYFVQAYGKVTWDAALEDPITVDDVHAAAPEAEAELAVGFFGARYDRATPAERDYMAAMADLGGGTDAPYDGPVATAAIATTLGRKPQSLSPARDGLIKKGLVYSAERGTVAFTVPHFGKFLRAQR; via the coding sequence GTGGACCCGATCCGGAACCCCTACGCCCCAGGCGCCGGCCAGCGCCCGCCCGAGCTGGCCGGTCGCGACCGCGAGCTCGAGCAGTTCGAGGTCACGCTCGAGCGGGTCGCCGCCGGGCGACCCGAGCGGTCGATGGTGCTGTCCGGGCTGCGCGGCGTCGGCAAGACGGTGCTGCTCAACGCCCTGCGCGGCCAGGCGGTGCAGCGGGCGTGGGGGACCGGGAAGATCGAGGCGCGCCCCGACCAGTCGCTGCGCATCCCGATCGCCCAGGCCGTCCACGCGGCGATCCGGGAGCTCGGTCACCGCCACCGCGACCCCGACCACGTCGACGCCGTCGCCGGCGTGCTGGTCGCGTTCGCCCAGCAGACGCCGCTGGAGGAGCGCAAGAAGGTGCGCTGGCGTCCGCCCGTCGACGTCACCGCGGCCCGCGGCCGGGCGGACTCCGGCGACCTCGAGCTCGACCTGCTCGAGCTCTTCACCGACACCGCCGAGCTCGCCGGCGACCTCGGGGTCGGCATCGCACTGTTCATCGACGAGATGCAGGACGTCGCGCCTGCCGAGCTCGCGGCGCTCTGCGGTGCCTGTCACGAGATCAGCCAGCAGGGTGCGCCGCTGCTCGTCGTCGGCGCGGGGCTCCCGCACCTGCCCGTCGCGCTGGCGGCCGCGAAGTCGTACGCCGAGCGGCTCTTCCGCTACGTCACGGTCGACCGGCTCCCACGGCCGATGGCCGACCGTGCGCTCACCGTGCCTGCCGCGACCGAGGGCGTGCAGATCACTCCCGAGGCGCTCGACGAGCTCTACCGGCTGACCGACGGCTACCCCTACTTCGTGCAGGCCTACGGCAAGGTCACCTGGGACGCCGCGCTCGAGGACCCGATCACCGTCGACGACGTCCACGCCGCCGCCCCGGAGGCCGAGGCGGAGCTCGCCGTCGGGTTCTTCGGCGCCCGCTACGACCGCGCCACCCCGGCCGAGCGCGACTACATGGCCGCCATGGCCGACCTCGGCGGCGGCACCGACGCGCCGTACGACGGCCCGGTCGCCACCGCCGCGATCGCCACGACCCTCGGCCGCAAGCCGCAGTCGCTCTCACCCGCCCGCGACGGGCTGATCAAGAAGGGACTCGTCTACTCCGCCGAGCGCGGCACCGTCGCCTTCACCGTCCCCCACTTCGGGAAGTTCCTCCGGGCACAGCGCTGA
- a CDS encoding DUF4446 family protein has protein sequence MNESLLVVVSLCSLVLAVVALVVALTVSRRTAKRGAGDDTDAVPADVQGLRQEVSALRVEVSDALRHLSVVRYDAFGDMGGHLSWSVALLDDAGSGIVLTSIHGRSEARTYAKNVANWTSDAVLSPEEQEAISAARPR, from the coding sequence GTGAACGAGTCGCTCCTGGTCGTGGTGTCGCTGTGCTCCCTGGTCCTGGCCGTCGTCGCCCTCGTGGTGGCGCTGACCGTGTCACGGCGTACGGCGAAGCGGGGTGCCGGCGACGACACCGACGCCGTGCCGGCCGACGTGCAGGGGCTGCGGCAGGAGGTCTCGGCGCTGCGGGTGGAGGTCTCCGACGCGCTGCGCCACCTCTCGGTCGTGCGCTACGACGCGTTCGGCGACATGGGCGGACACCTGTCGTGGTCGGTCGCGCTGCTCGACGATGCCGGCAGCGGCATCGTGCTGACCTCGATCCACGGTCGCAGCGAGGCGCGCACCTACGCCAAGAACGTCGCGAACTGGACCAGCGACGCCGTGCTGTCGCCGGAGGAGCAGGAGGCGATCAGCGCCGCGCGCCCCCGCTGA